Proteins encoded by one window of Vibrio panuliri:
- the accA gene encoding acetyl-CoA carboxylase carboxyl transferase subunit alpha, giving the protein MSLNFLEFEKPIAELEAKIEALRDVSRHGGEAGVDLDKEIEQLEKKSLELKKKIFSDLGAWETAQLARHPLRPYTLDYIDHIFTEFDELAGDRHYADDKAIVGGMARLEGRPVMIIGHQKGRETKEKVKRNFGMPKPEGYRKALRLMQMAERFNMPIITFIDTAGAYPGVGAEERGQSEAIATNLKVMAGLKVPVICNVVGEGGSGGALAIGVGDYVNMLQYSTYSVISPEGCASILWRDSDKAPQAAEAMGLIAPRLKELELIDEIIEEPLGGAHRDHKQMAANMKQTLLRQLEELEQFDDEALMARRYQRLMNYGYC; this is encoded by the coding sequence ATGAGCCTAAACTTTCTAGAATTTGAAAAGCCTATCGCAGAACTTGAAGCTAAGATTGAAGCGCTGCGTGACGTATCGCGTCACGGTGGCGAGGCTGGTGTCGATCTCGATAAAGAGATTGAGCAACTAGAGAAGAAAAGCCTAGAACTGAAAAAGAAAATCTTCAGTGATCTTGGTGCATGGGAAACGGCTCAACTAGCTCGCCACCCGCTGCGCCCATACACACTGGATTACATCGACCATATCTTTACTGAGTTTGATGAATTAGCAGGTGACCGTCACTACGCAGACGACAAAGCGATCGTGGGTGGTATGGCGCGTCTTGAAGGTCGTCCAGTGATGATTATTGGTCACCAGAAAGGTCGTGAAACCAAAGAGAAAGTAAAACGTAACTTTGGTATGCCAAAACCAGAAGGTTACCGTAAAGCGCTGCGCTTAATGCAGATGGCTGAGCGTTTTAACATGCCAATCATTACTTTCATCGATACCGCAGGTGCTTACCCAGGTGTCGGTGCAGAAGAGCGCGGTCAATCTGAAGCAATCGCAACCAACCTTAAAGTCATGGCGGGTCTTAAAGTGCCTGTTATCTGTAACGTAGTGGGTGAAGGCGGTTCAGGTGGTGCACTAGCGATTGGTGTCGGTGACTATGTGAATATGCTGCAGTACTCAACTTACTCAGTAATTTCACCAGAAGGTTGTGCGTCTATTTTATGGCGTGATTCTGATAAAGCGCCGCAGGCGGCAGAGGCGATGGGTCTGATCGCCCCACGACTAAAAGAGTTAGAACTGATTGACGAAATTATTGAAGAGCCATTAGGTGGTGCACATCGTGACCACAAACAAATGGCTGCAAATATGAAGCAAACGCTACTTCGTCAGTTGGAAGAACTTGAGCAGTTTGATGATGAAGCATTGATGGCGCGTCGTTATCAACGTCTTATGAACTACGGTTACTGCTGA
- the dnaE gene encoding DNA polymerase III subunit alpha encodes MSDPKFIHLRVHSDFSMVDGLSKVPPLVKKVAEMGMPAMALTDFTNLCGLVKFYGTAHGCGVKPIIGADFAMQIPEFGDELVKLTVLAADNVGYKNLTLLISKAYLRGHVQHQPVIDRDWLIELAEGLILISGGKSGDVGKALLKGNKKLVDQCVDFYQQHFADRYYLELTRTGRADEESYLHFALELAEEKDLPVVATNDVVFLNEELFDAHEIRVAIHDGYTLEDPRRPKNYSPQQYLRSEEEMCELFADIPEALENSVEIAKRCNVTVRLGEYFLPAFPTEGMEETEFLVMKSREGLEDRLEFLFPDEEERLKRRPEYDERLEVELEVINNMGFPGYFLIVMEFIQWSKDNAIPVGPGRGSGAGSLVAYALKITDLDPLEYDLLFERFLNPERVSMPDFDVDFCMDKRDQVIDHVAEMYGRDAVSQIITFGTMAAKAVIRDVGRVLGHPFGFVDRISKLVPPDPGMTLEKAFAAEPALPELYAADEEVKELIDMCRILEGCTRNAGKHAGGVVISPTTITDFAPIYADAEGHFPVTQFDKNDVETAGLVKFDFLGLRTLTIIDWALGLINPRLERNGEAPVRIESIPLQDEASFRVLQNSETTAVFQLESRGMKELIKRLQPDCFEDIIALVALFRPGPLQSGMVDNFIDRKHGREAISYPDEKWQHESLKEILDPTYGIILYQEQVMQIAQVLSGYTLGGADMLRRAMGKKKPEEMAKQRATFEDGAVKNGVDGELAMKIFDLVEKFAGYGFNKSHSAAYALVSYQTLWLKTHYPAEFMAAVMTADMDNTEKVVGLVDECFRMKLKVLPPDINSGLYRFNVDDDGAIVYGIGAIKGVGEGPIEAILAARNKDGHFKDLFDFCARIDLKKVNKRVIEKLIYAGALDRLGPHRAALMASLDDAVKAASQHHQAEAFGQTDLFGVLTEAPEEVENKYTKVPPWPEKVWLEGERETLGLYLTGHPINAYIKELGKYTSCRLKDATPTRRDQSVTIAGLVIASRVMTTKRGTRIGIMTLDDRSGRMEVMLFSDALERYAELLENDKILVVSGQVSFDDFNGGLKMTAREVMDLGVAREKYARGLSVSISESQIDSQFFERFSSVLEPHRAGTIPVHVYYQRQDARARLTLGTEWRVTPSDALLDDLKQLLGSDQVELEFN; translated from the coding sequence ATGTCAGATCCAAAGTTTATTCACCTTCGTGTTCACAGTGATTTCTCCATGGTGGATGGCCTCTCAAAAGTGCCACCGCTGGTGAAGAAAGTTGCCGAAATGGGCATGCCTGCCATGGCATTGACCGATTTCACTAACTTATGTGGCTTGGTGAAATTCTATGGTACCGCCCATGGTTGTGGCGTAAAGCCGATCATTGGCGCTGACTTTGCTATGCAAATCCCTGAGTTTGGTGATGAGCTAGTCAAACTGACGGTATTGGCCGCGGATAACGTTGGCTATAAGAACCTAACCTTACTGATCTCTAAAGCCTATCTACGCGGACATGTTCAACATCAGCCAGTGATTGATCGTGACTGGCTGATTGAGCTAGCGGAAGGTTTGATCCTCATCTCGGGCGGTAAAAGCGGCGATGTGGGTAAAGCTTTGCTCAAAGGCAATAAAAAGCTGGTGGATCAGTGTGTCGACTTCTATCAGCAACATTTTGCTGACCGCTACTATCTAGAGTTAACTCGTACTGGTCGTGCTGACGAAGAGAGCTATTTACACTTTGCGCTTGAACTGGCTGAGGAAAAAGACCTGCCAGTGGTGGCAACCAACGATGTGGTATTTCTGAACGAAGAGTTATTTGATGCCCACGAGATCCGAGTTGCGATTCACGATGGTTACACATTGGAAGACCCTCGTCGTCCAAAGAACTACAGCCCTCAGCAATATTTACGCAGTGAAGAGGAGATGTGTGAGCTCTTTGCTGACATCCCCGAAGCGCTAGAGAACAGTGTTGAGATTGCTAAGCGTTGTAATGTGACCGTTCGTCTCGGTGAGTATTTCCTTCCCGCTTTCCCAACGGAAGGTATGGAAGAGACCGAGTTCTTGGTAATGAAGTCTCGTGAAGGTCTGGAAGATCGTCTCGAGTTTCTTTTCCCTGATGAAGAAGAGCGATTAAAGCGCCGTCCGGAATACGATGAACGTCTAGAAGTTGAGCTTGAAGTGATCAATAACATGGGCTTCCCGGGATACTTCTTGATCGTAATGGAGTTCATCCAGTGGTCGAAAGACAACGCGATTCCGGTTGGACCTGGTCGTGGTTCAGGTGCGGGTTCATTGGTGGCTTATGCGTTAAAGATCACTGACCTCGACCCACTTGAGTATGACCTTCTATTTGAACGTTTCCTTAACCCGGAACGTGTCTCCATGCCCGATTTCGACGTCGATTTCTGTATGGATAAGCGTGACCAAGTTATTGATCACGTTGCAGAAATGTACGGTCGTGATGCGGTATCACAGATCATTACCTTTGGTACCATGGCGGCGAAAGCGGTTATCCGTGACGTGGGCCGTGTACTAGGCCATCCATTTGGCTTTGTTGACCGTATTTCAAAGTTGGTGCCGCCAGATCCGGGCATGACGTTGGAAAAAGCCTTTGCCGCAGAGCCTGCACTACCAGAGCTGTATGCCGCCGATGAGGAAGTCAAAGAGCTGATCGACATGTGCCGCATCCTTGAAGGGTGTACACGAAATGCTGGTAAGCACGCGGGTGGCGTGGTGATTTCGCCAACCACGATTACCGATTTTGCGCCGATCTATGCGGATGCGGAAGGGCACTTCCCGGTTACTCAGTTCGATAAGAACGACGTTGAAACAGCGGGCTTGGTTAAGTTTGACTTTTTGGGTCTACGTACCTTAACCATCATTGACTGGGCATTGGGCTTGATTAACCCGCGTCTTGAGCGCAATGGTGAAGCGCCTGTGCGTATCGAATCGATTCCATTGCAAGATGAAGCTTCGTTCCGCGTGTTGCAAAACTCGGAAACGACCGCGGTATTCCAGCTTGAATCTCGTGGCATGAAAGAGCTGATCAAGCGCCTTCAACCTGACTGTTTTGAAGACATCATCGCATTGGTAGCCCTGTTCCGTCCGGGACCGTTGCAATCGGGCATGGTAGATAACTTTATCGACCGTAAGCATGGTCGAGAGGCGATCTCTTACCCGGATGAAAAATGGCAACATGAGTCACTGAAAGAGATCCTTGACCCGACATACGGAATCATCTTGTACCAAGAACAGGTCATGCAGATCGCTCAGGTACTCTCTGGCTACACCTTAGGTGGCGCAGATATGCTTCGCCGTGCGATGGGTAAGAAAAAACCAGAAGAGATGGCGAAGCAGCGTGCTACCTTTGAAGACGGTGCGGTAAAAAATGGCGTCGACGGCGAGTTGGCGATGAAAATCTTCGACTTGGTAGAGAAGTTTGCAGGTTACGGCTTTAACAAATCCCACTCCGCTGCTTATGCATTGGTTTCTTACCAAACGTTATGGCTAAAGACTCACTATCCGGCGGAGTTCATGGCTGCGGTAATGACCGCGGATATGGATAACACCGAAAAAGTCGTTGGTCTGGTCGATGAATGTTTCCGCATGAAACTCAAAGTCCTACCGCCAGACATTAACTCGGGCCTATATCGCTTTAATGTCGATGACGATGGTGCGATTGTTTACGGTATCGGTGCCATCAAGGGGGTGGGTGAAGGTCCAATTGAAGCGATTCTAGCTGCGCGTAATAAAGATGGACACTTTAAAGATTTGTTTGATTTCTGTGCCCGTATCGATCTTAAGAAGGTCAACAAGCGAGTGATCGAAAAGCTGATCTATGCCGGCGCACTGGATAGACTGGGACCACATCGTGCAGCGCTAATGGCATCATTGGATGATGCGGTCAAAGCGGCTAGTCAACATCACCAAGCTGAAGCTTTTGGTCAGACAGATTTGTTTGGTGTATTGACCGAAGCACCAGAAGAAGTTGAAAATAAATATACCAAAGTGCCACCATGGCCTGAGAAGGTTTGGCTTGAAGGGGAGCGTGAAACCCTAGGTCTTTATTTGACCGGCCACCCAATTAATGCCTACATCAAGGAACTTGGTAAGTACACCAGTTGTCGATTAAAAGATGCCACGCCAACTCGGCGCGATCAATCGGTGACGATTGCGGGTCTAGTGATTGCTTCACGAGTCATGACAACCAAACGCGGAACGCGGATTGGGATCATGACGCTTGATGACCGTAGTGGTCGTATGGAAGTGATGCTTTTCTCAGATGCGTTAGAAAGATATGCAGAACTGCTTGAAAACGATAAAATTCTTGTGGTTTCAGGACAGGTCAGCTTTGATGATTTCAATGGTGGCCTTAAAATGACCGCGCGCGAGGTAATGGACCTTGGTGTCGCGCGAGAAAAATACGCCCGTGGTCTTTCTGTTTCGATTAGCGAATCGCAAATCGACAGCCAATTTTTTGAGCGCTTTAGCAGTGTGCTAGAGCCTCACCGAGCAGGCACTATTCCTGTACATGTATACTATCAGCGTCAAGATGCCAGAGCGCGTTTGACCTTAGGTACAGAGTGGCGAGTAACGCCGAGTGATGCTCTATTAGATGATTTAAAACAGCTACTGGGTTCAGACCAAGTAGAACTCGAATTTAACTAA
- the rnhB gene encoding ribonuclease HII: MTKEKKELPPFEYPQGYQLIAGVDEVGRGPLVGDVVTAAVILDPNNPIEGLNDSKKLSEKKRLALLPEIQEKALAWAVGRCSPEEIDQLNILQATMVAMQRAIAGLRVQPDLALIDGNRCPQLPMDSQAVVKGDLRVAEISAASIIAKVVRDQEMEELDKQYPQFGFAKHKGYPTKAHFEAIEQHGVIDQHRKSFKPVKKALGLEE, translated from the coding sequence ATGACAAAAGAGAAAAAAGAGCTGCCACCGTTTGAATATCCTCAAGGTTATCAACTGATTGCTGGCGTGGATGAAGTGGGGCGTGGCCCGCTAGTTGGTGATGTGGTGACCGCTGCAGTTATACTCGATCCAAACAACCCGATTGAAGGGTTGAATGACTCGAAAAAACTGAGCGAAAAAAAGCGCTTAGCCTTACTGCCTGAAATCCAAGAGAAGGCGCTGGCATGGGCGGTAGGACGTTGCTCACCGGAAGAAATCGACCAGCTCAATATTTTACAAGCGACAATGGTAGCAATGCAGCGTGCGATTGCTGGGTTGCGAGTTCAACCAGATTTGGCGCTTATCGATGGTAACCGTTGTCCGCAACTACCGATGGATTCACAAGCGGTAGTTAAAGGGGATTTACGCGTAGCAGAAATCAGCGCAGCGTCGATCATTGCCAAGGTTGTACGTGACCAAGAAATGGAAGAATTGGACAAACAATATCCACAGTTTGGCTTTGCCAAGCACAAAGGTTACCCAACCAAAGCGCACTTTGAAGCTATTGAGCAACATGGTGTGATTGATCAACACCGTAAAAGCTTCAAACCAGTAAAAAAAGCACTCGGACTCGAAGAGTAA
- the lpxB gene encoding lipid-A-disaccharide synthase, giving the protein MERPLKIGIVAGELSGDTLGEGFIKAIKQQYPDAEFVGIGGPKMIAQGCHSLFDMEELSVMGLVEVLGRLPRLLKVKAELVKYFTANPPDVFVGIDAPDFNLRLELDLKNAGIKTVHYVSPSVWAWRQKRIFGIGKATNLVLAFLPFEKAFYDKFNVPCEFIGHTLADAIPLESDKVPARNLLGLAQDKRWLAVLPGSRGGELKMLAEPFIQTCKLLHAKYPDLGFVVAVVNQKRREQFEAAWQATAPELDFKLIDDTAQNVITASDAVMLASGTVALECMLIKRPMVVGYKVNTLTAFLARRMLKTKYVSLPNILADEELVKEFLQEACTPENLSNEVEQLLGQHGQEMVTRFTEMHHWIRKDADQQAAKAVLNLIGMNKSL; this is encoded by the coding sequence ATGGAAAGACCTCTAAAGATCGGTATTGTGGCTGGTGAATTATCAGGAGATACCCTAGGCGAAGGCTTTATTAAAGCTATCAAACAGCAATACCCTGATGCAGAATTTGTTGGTATTGGTGGCCCTAAAATGATCGCTCAAGGCTGTCACTCTCTGTTTGATATGGAAGAGTTGTCGGTGATGGGACTGGTCGAAGTCCTTGGTCGATTACCTCGCTTACTGAAAGTGAAAGCTGAGCTGGTAAAGTATTTTACCGCGAACCCACCAGATGTGTTTGTCGGCATTGATGCGCCGGATTTCAACTTGCGTCTTGAACTCGATTTAAAAAATGCGGGCATTAAAACAGTTCATTATGTCAGTCCATCGGTATGGGCTTGGCGTCAGAAGCGTATTTTTGGCATCGGTAAAGCGACCAACTTAGTGCTGGCGTTTTTGCCATTTGAAAAAGCGTTTTACGATAAATTTAATGTACCTTGTGAGTTTATTGGTCATACATTGGCCGATGCGATTCCTCTCGAGTCAGACAAAGTTCCTGCCCGAAACCTTTTGGGTTTAGCACAAGACAAACGCTGGTTAGCTGTGTTGCCGGGCAGTCGAGGTGGCGAGCTTAAAATGTTGGCAGAGCCGTTTATCCAAACTTGCAAGTTACTTCATGCTAAATACCCTGATTTAGGGTTCGTTGTTGCGGTGGTGAATCAGAAGCGCCGCGAGCAGTTTGAAGCTGCGTGGCAAGCTACGGCACCTGAGCTCGACTTCAAGCTTATTGATGACACGGCTCAGAATGTGATTACAGCTTCAGATGCCGTGATGTTAGCATCCGGTACCGTTGCTTTAGAATGCATGTTGATCAAGCGTCCAATGGTCGTTGGCTACAAAGTCAATACATTGACTGCATTTTTGGCTCGTCGCATGCTCAAAACCAAGTATGTTTCTCTGCCTAACATTTTGGCGGATGAAGAGTTGGTCAAAGAGTTTCTTCAAGAAGCATGTACCCCAGAAAATTTGAGTAATGAAGTCGAGCAATTACTTGGTCAGCATGGGCAGGAAATGGTGACTCGCTTTACCGAAATGCACCATTGGATTCGCAAAGATGCAGACCAACAAGCTGCGAAAGCGGTACTGAACTTAATTGGAATGAACAAGTCACTATGA
- the lpxA gene encoding acyl-ACP--UDP-N-acetylglucosamine O-acyltransferase, whose protein sequence is MIHETAQIHPVAVVEEGAKIGANVTVGPFTYITSNVEIGEGTEVMSHVVIKGHTTIGKDNRIFPHAVIGEENQDKKYGGEDTTVVIGDRNVIREAVQIHRGTVQDKATTVIGDDNLLCVNAHIAHDVIVGNHTHIGNNAILGGHVTVGDYAGVMALSAIHPFCTVGAYAYIGGCSAVVQDVLPYVLAQGNHASPFGLNLVGLKRNGFEKPELRALQKAYKEIYRSGKTLEEVKPVLAEMAQEWASVEPMLKMLETTERGIIR, encoded by the coding sequence ATGATTCATGAAACCGCTCAAATCCACCCAGTTGCGGTGGTTGAAGAAGGTGCGAAAATTGGTGCCAATGTTACTGTTGGACCATTTACTTACATCACCTCGAATGTCGAGATTGGTGAAGGCACTGAAGTTATGTCGCATGTGGTGATCAAAGGTCACACCACTATCGGTAAAGACAACCGTATTTTTCCGCATGCTGTGATTGGTGAAGAAAACCAAGATAAGAAGTATGGCGGTGAAGATACCACTGTGGTGATTGGTGATCGTAACGTGATTCGCGAAGCGGTGCAGATTCATCGTGGTACGGTACAAGATAAAGCCACTACTGTGATTGGTGATGATAACCTGTTGTGCGTAAATGCTCATATTGCCCATGACGTGATTGTTGGCAATCATACGCACATTGGCAACAACGCAATTCTAGGCGGCCATGTGACCGTTGGCGATTACGCTGGTGTTATGGCGTTGTCTGCGATTCACCCATTTTGTACCGTTGGTGCGTATGCATACATCGGCGGCTGCTCGGCGGTTGTGCAAGATGTATTGCCATATGTTCTTGCACAAGGTAACCACGCCTCTCCATTTGGCTTGAACTTAGTCGGGCTAAAGCGCAATGGTTTTGAAAAGCCAGAGTTACGTGCATTGCAAAAAGCGTATAAAGAGATCTATCGCTCTGGTAAAACTTTGGAAGAAGTGAAACCAGTTTTGGCTGAGATGGCGCAAGAGTGGGCATCTGTCGAGCCAATGTTGAAGATGCTTGAAACCACTGAACGTGGCATTATTCGCTAA
- the fabZ gene encoding 3-hydroxyacyl-ACP dehydratase FabZ, whose product MTTEKKTMNITEIQELLPHRYPFLLIDRVTDFQEAKYLTAIKNVSVNEPQFTGHFPQLPVFPGVLILEAMAQATGLLAFKSFGAPSGNELYYFASVDNAKFRKPVTPGDQLVIEVEFVKERRGIAAFSCSAKVDGEVVCSADLKCARREF is encoded by the coding sequence TTGACTACAGAAAAGAAAACGATGAACATTACTGAAATTCAGGAACTGTTACCACATCGCTACCCATTCTTATTAATTGATCGTGTAACAGATTTCCAAGAAGCAAAATACCTGACTGCGATTAAAAACGTTTCTGTTAATGAACCTCAGTTTACTGGTCATTTCCCACAACTGCCTGTATTCCCAGGTGTACTGATTCTTGAAGCTATGGCTCAAGCTACCGGCCTGTTGGCGTTCAAATCTTTTGGCGCTCCTTCAGGTAACGAATTGTACTACTTCGCGAGTGTAGACAACGCGAAGTTCCGTAAACCAGTGACCCCTGGCGATCAACTGGTGATTGAAGTTGAGTTTGTTAAAGAACGCCGCGGTATTGCAGCTTTCTCTTGTTCAGCTAAAGTAGACGGTGAAGTGGTTTGTTCTGCAGACCTTAAGTGTGCGCGTCGAGAGTTTTAA
- the lpxD gene encoding UDP-3-O-(3-hydroxymyristoyl)glucosamine N-acyltransferase, whose amino-acid sequence MKTLTLAELATVTGGELHGDATATVTMVAPMDKAQQGHVTFLSNPKYAKHLAECQATVVMVKAAQLEQCQGNALVVDDPYVAFAKVAQALDTTPKAAVGIAPSAVIDPSAKLGENVSIGANAVIEEGVELGDNVVIGAGCFIGKQAKIGANTQLWANVSIYHNVELGTDCLVQSNTVIGSDGFGYANDKGEWIKIPQLGSVRVGNRVEIGGCTTIDRGALEDTVIADNVILDNQMQIAHNVEIGYGTAMAGGTIVAGSTKIGKYCIIGGASVINGHIEIADGVTITGMGMVMRSIDEKGIYSSGIPLQTNKEWRKTATRVHRIDEMNKRLKAVEKQLEEHSNS is encoded by the coding sequence ATGAAGACATTGACATTAGCCGAATTGGCAACAGTTACCGGGGGCGAATTACATGGTGACGCGACAGCGACAGTCACCATGGTCGCGCCGATGGATAAAGCGCAGCAAGGTCACGTGACCTTTCTGTCTAATCCTAAATACGCAAAGCACTTAGCTGAGTGCCAAGCGACAGTCGTAATGGTAAAAGCCGCTCAACTTGAGCAGTGCCAAGGAAATGCTCTCGTTGTTGATGATCCATATGTTGCCTTTGCTAAGGTAGCACAAGCTCTTGATACCACACCAAAGGCCGCTGTAGGTATTGCACCATCAGCGGTTATCGATCCAAGCGCTAAGCTCGGTGAAAACGTATCAATTGGTGCGAATGCCGTAATTGAAGAAGGCGTTGAGCTTGGCGATAACGTAGTGATCGGTGCTGGCTGCTTTATTGGTAAGCAGGCAAAGATTGGTGCGAATACGCAATTATGGGCGAACGTAAGTATCTACCATAATGTTGAGCTGGGTACAGATTGTCTTGTCCAATCAAATACGGTTATTGGCAGCGATGGTTTTGGCTACGCAAATGACAAAGGTGAGTGGATTAAAATCCCTCAACTGGGTTCTGTTCGCGTAGGCAACCGTGTTGAAATTGGTGGTTGTACTACCATCGATCGCGGTGCCTTAGAAGACACAGTGATTGCCGACAATGTCATTCTGGATAACCAAATGCAGATCGCTCACAATGTAGAGATCGGATATGGTACAGCGATGGCGGGTGGTACCATTGTCGCTGGCAGTACTAAGATTGGTAAGTACTGTATTATCGGTGGCGCAAGCGTGATTAATGGCCATATTGAAATTGCTGATGGTGTTACCATTACTGGTATGGGCATGGTAATGCGCAGTATCGATGAGAAGGGCATCTACTCATCAGGTATTCCGTTGCAAACCAATAAAGAGTGGCGAAAAACAGCGACTCGAGTCCATCGAATTGATGAGATGAACAAGCGCCTTAAAGCGGTTGAGAAACAGTTAGAAGAGCACAGTAACTCTTAA
- a CDS encoding OmpH family outer membrane protein, translating to MNKTIKAAGLGLLVMTSSLFAHAAEAAQKIAYINTAQVFQELPQREAVLQQMQKEFKDKADELKAIQAEAKTKIEKLKRDGELLGAEEVEKIRIEIGQLDSKYKVKAQALEQASARREAQEKAKLFQLIQKAVKEVSEQKGYDMVIDITALQYSKPEYNISEDVIKALK from the coding sequence GTGAATAAAACGATTAAAGCGGCAGGCCTAGGCCTTTTAGTAATGACGTCTTCTCTTTTTGCTCATGCAGCAGAAGCCGCACAGAAAATTGCTTACATCAATACTGCACAAGTATTCCAAGAGCTCCCGCAGCGTGAAGCCGTACTTCAGCAAATGCAAAAAGAGTTCAAAGACAAGGCCGATGAACTAAAAGCGATTCAAGCAGAAGCGAAAACCAAAATTGAAAAGCTAAAGCGTGATGGCGAATTGCTTGGCGCGGAAGAAGTGGAGAAAATCCGCATCGAGATCGGTCAGCTAGACAGCAAATACAAAGTAAAAGCACAGGCGCTTGAGCAAGCTTCTGCACGTCGCGAAGCGCAAGAAAAAGCTAAACTATTCCAACTGATTCAAAAAGCAGTAAAAGAAGTTTCAGAGCAAAAAGGCTACGATATGGTTATCGATATCACAGCGCTTCAATACTCAAAACCTGAGTACAACATCTCTGAAGACGTAATCAAAGCACTAAAATAG